A part of Arthrobacter dokdonellae genomic DNA contains:
- a CDS encoding type II toxin-antitoxin system VapC family toxin, with amino-acid sequence MRPRVVCDASVVVAVLLDSGPDGRWATDALTGADLAAPNLLPFEAANIIRRHELAALITADQAAQAHADLLDLAIEQWPYDLLAPRAWELRKNLTSYDASYVALAELLGHALVTLDRRIGRAPGLRCPVATP; translated from the coding sequence ATGAGGCCACGTGTAGTTTGTGACGCCTCCGTTGTGGTCGCCGTCCTGCTGGATTCGGGTCCTGACGGGCGCTGGGCCACCGACGCCCTCACCGGAGCCGACCTTGCCGCTCCCAACCTGCTTCCGTTCGAGGCGGCCAACATTATCCGACGTCACGAGCTTGCCGCGTTAATCACCGCCGACCAGGCTGCCCAGGCGCATGCCGACCTTCTGGACCTGGCCATCGAACAGTGGCCGTACGACCTCCTGGCGCCCAGGGCTTGGGAGCTTCGCAAGAACCTGACGAGCTACGACGCCAGCTACGTCGCCCTCGCTGAACTTCTTGGCCACGCGCTTGTCACCCTTGACCGCCGCATCGGCCGTGCACCCGGCTTGCGTTGCCCGGTCGCTACACCGTAA